One genomic region from Shewanella aestuarii encodes:
- a CDS encoding DUF2835 domain-containing protein, whose product MEFIFSISISYDAFLAYYKGIADKVAITDIHGRNLYVNAKYFRPFLTINGIQGRFKLVLDSNGKYQSLNKL is encoded by the coding sequence ATGGAATTTATTTTTAGTATAAGCATCAGTTATGATGCATTTTTAGCATACTATAAAGGAATTGCAGATAAAGTCGCTATCACAGACATACATGGCCGAAATCTTTATGTAAACGCGAAATATTTCCGACCTTTTTTAACAATCAATGGCATCCAAGGACGATTTAAATTAGTACTTGATAGTAACGGAAAGTATCAATCGCTTAATAAATTATAG
- a CDS encoding DUF1302 domain-containing protein has protein sequence MNIVKKKFNKSALALGVVSALCFAMSPNVSAVSFNWGEVDGSFDSTWTVGASWRVGERNWKDQIGKVNQPQFDWTGYSAFGDTRYTSAQIWAQPGSYSSNNDLSNLLYSRGDTTSEIFKGLHELSLKYENYGLFVRGMYFYDRKLNDGDYDFNDPLTGNGFDPCEDDRASEVQCKDIRLLDAFVYANWDLNDGANPLTVRVGNQVVSWGESTLIPHGIGIINAVDLNILNAPGAELKEAFRPQGMVWASLGLTENLNVEAFYQYDWEPIWVPTPGSNFATNDFAGFGGYAQNAQLGFNSNPDINLEFLMSEYKALYGQAAAANFHPALASAMVAYSTKVALVQDEAEPEDSGQYGIKLGYYAPELGETEFGLYYMNYHSRRPLISGTASNFTAEAIGRDYGRLAASGGVIDRELMLSMETFTKAQIVYPEDIQLYGFSFNTLLGDTSVAGEIAHRVDEPLQIDDVELLFAAMPQQLANAGLRPDLDGISQMDVYAPGETVDGFIQLDTTQAQMTFTHLWGPTLGMDNLTTLAEIGGVWIHDMPGFDELRLNGPGTARSGGNPDMPGIIQALHNGPETNPFPTDFAWGYRLVAKADFNNVFAGVNMAPRVIFSHDVDGITPDPMFLFTEGKKSVAVGLNFDYQNRWGVDFSYNSFFGGVGTTNAMEDRDYVSFNVKYSI, from the coding sequence ATGAATATTGTTAAGAAAAAATTTAACAAGTCGGCACTTGCTTTGGGGGTGGTGTCGGCATTGTGTTTCGCAATGAGTCCGAATGTTTCAGCTGTTTCATTCAATTGGGGTGAAGTAGATGGTAGTTTCGACTCTACATGGACTGTCGGTGCTAGCTGGCGTGTCGGTGAACGCAATTGGAAAGATCAAATTGGTAAAGTTAATCAGCCACAGTTCGATTGGACTGGTTACTCAGCCTTTGGTGACACGCGATATACTTCTGCGCAAATTTGGGCCCAACCAGGTAGTTATTCAAGTAACAACGACTTAAGTAACTTGCTTTATTCTCGTGGTGATACCACCTCTGAGATATTCAAAGGCCTTCATGAATTATCACTAAAATATGAAAACTACGGCTTATTTGTGCGTGGTATGTATTTTTATGATCGTAAATTGAATGATGGTGATTATGACTTCAATGACCCGTTAACCGGTAACGGGTTTGACCCTTGTGAAGATGACAGAGCCTCTGAAGTTCAATGCAAAGACATTCGTTTACTGGATGCTTTTGTTTATGCCAATTGGGATTTAAACGACGGTGCAAATCCTTTAACTGTTCGTGTTGGTAATCAAGTAGTTTCTTGGGGTGAAAGTACCTTGATTCCTCATGGTATTGGTATTATCAACGCCGTTGATTTAAACATCCTTAATGCACCAGGTGCTGAACTAAAAGAAGCATTCCGCCCACAGGGGATGGTATGGGCTTCTTTAGGTTTAACAGAAAACTTAAACGTTGAAGCTTTCTACCAATATGATTGGGAGCCAATTTGGGTTCCAACACCGGGCTCTAACTTTGCCACCAACGATTTTGCCGGTTTTGGCGGTTATGCCCAAAACGCGCAGTTAGGTTTTAACTCTAATCCAGACATTAATTTAGAGTTTTTGATGTCTGAATACAAAGCGTTATATGGACAAGCTGCAGCGGCTAATTTTCATCCAGCATTAGCCTCTGCTATGGTCGCTTATTCAACCAAAGTGGCTTTGGTTCAAGATGAAGCAGAACCTGAGGACAGCGGTCAATATGGTATCAAGTTAGGTTATTACGCACCTGAGCTTGGTGAAACCGAATTTGGTTTATACTACATGAACTACCATAGCCGTCGCCCATTAATCAGCGGTACAGCGTCAAACTTCACTGCAGAAGCAATTGGTCGAGATTATGGCCGTTTAGCCGCCAGTGGTGGTGTGATTGATCGTGAACTTATGTTGAGTATGGAAACGTTCACTAAAGCTCAAATTGTTTATCCAGAAGATATTCAACTATATGGTTTTAGTTTCAATACGTTACTAGGCGACACTTCTGTTGCTGGTGAAATTGCTCACCGCGTGGATGAACCTTTGCAGATTGATGATGTAGAGTTACTATTTGCAGCCATGCCACAGCAGTTAGCCAATGCCGGTTTGCGTCCCGATCTTGATGGCATCTCGCAAATGGATGTGTATGCGCCAGGTGAGACCGTTGATGGTTTTATTCAATTAGATACCACGCAAGCACAAATGACTTTTACCCATCTATGGGGCCCAACTTTAGGTATGGATAATCTAACCACTTTAGCTGAAATTGGTGGGGTTTGGATCCATGATATGCCTGGATTTGATGAGTTACGTTTAAATGGACCAGGGACAGCTCGTTCTGGTGGAAATCCAGATATGCCAGGTATTATTCAAGCGTTACATAATGGGCCTGAAACAAATCCATTTCCTACTGATTTTGCTTGGGGTTACCGTTTAGTTGCTAAGGCTGACTTTAACAACGTATTTGCCGGTGTAAACATGGCACCGAGAGTCATTTTCTCTCATGACGTTGATGGTATTACACCAGATCCTATGTTTTTGTTCACTGAAGGTAAGAAATCAGTGGCAGTGGGTCTAAACTTTGACTACCAAAATCGTTGGGGCGTTGATTTTTCATACAATAGCTTCTTTGGTGGTGTAGGAACGACTAACGCGATGGAAGATCGAGATTATGTCTCGTTTAACGTCAAGTACTCGATTTAA
- a CDS encoding DUF1329 domain-containing protein yields the protein MKKLTILSAAVIMALGAPVAMAKVSEADAAKLGTSLTPMGAEKAANADGSIPAWDGGITKPVAGYEKGMHHPDPFPNDKILFTVTNANKAQYQAYLTPGQNKLFELYPDTYKMNVYETRRTASAPQYVYEAIKANATSAELVAQGNGITGATIGVPFPIPSNGLEVIWNHILRFRGVDVETYRSQAAPTAGGSYTLVENAEEIRFEYTRPEITLDKLKETNTLFYFKQVVTQPARLAGTALLVKETMDQEALPRQAWTYNTGQRRVRKAPNVSFDTPGTVSDGLRTTDDFDMFNGSPVRYNWELVGKKEIFIPYNDYKLHSSDLKYDQILKPGHINPEYARWEKHRVWEVKATLKEGMRHIYKTRVFYIDEDSWQVSLTDMYDNRDELYRVGTAHSINYYEVPTHWSTLEIFHDLQSRRYLAMGLDNEGRMYNFDANLSEANFTPDALRRAGIR from the coding sequence ATGAAAAAACTGACGATATTATCGGCAGCAGTGATTATGGCACTAGGTGCTCCTGTTGCGATGGCGAAAGTATCAGAAGCTGATGCTGCAAAGTTAGGTACCAGTTTAACGCCAATGGGCGCAGAAAAAGCCGCTAATGCTGATGGTTCAATCCCTGCTTGGGATGGTGGTATTACCAAACCTGTTGCGGGTTATGAAAAAGGAATGCATCACCCAGATCCATTTCCTAACGACAAAATACTGTTTACTGTTACCAACGCTAACAAAGCGCAATATCAGGCATATTTAACGCCAGGTCAAAACAAGTTATTTGAGCTGTATCCAGACACTTACAAAATGAATGTCTATGAAACCCGTCGTACCGCTTCGGCACCGCAGTATGTTTATGAAGCCATCAAAGCGAATGCCACATCGGCTGAATTAGTCGCTCAAGGAAATGGTATCACTGGTGCGACTATTGGCGTGCCATTTCCTATTCCTTCAAACGGTTTAGAAGTGATTTGGAATCATATCCTACGTTTTCGTGGTGTCGATGTAGAAACCTATCGTAGCCAAGCTGCACCAACAGCAGGTGGTTCATATACTTTAGTTGAAAACGCAGAAGAAATTCGTTTTGAATATACTCGCCCTGAAATCACGTTAGATAAGTTAAAAGAGACCAACACCTTGTTTTACTTTAAACAAGTTGTGACTCAACCTGCACGTCTTGCGGGTACGGCGTTATTAGTAAAAGAAACCATGGATCAAGAGGCGTTGCCTCGTCAAGCATGGACTTATAACACTGGGCAGCGTCGTGTACGTAAAGCGCCTAACGTATCCTTTGATACGCCAGGTACAGTATCTGATGGCTTAAGAACAACCGATGACTTTGATATGTTCAATGGATCTCCAGTACGTTATAACTGGGAATTAGTCGGTAAAAAAGAAATCTTTATTCCTTATAACGACTATAAGCTTCACTCAAGCGATCTTAAATATGACCAAATTTTGAAACCTGGGCATATTAATCCTGAGTACGCTCGTTGGGAAAAACACCGCGTTTGGGAAGTGAAGGCAACCTTGAAAGAAGGTATGCGTCATATCTATAAAACTCGTGTTTTTTATATCGATGAAGATTCTTGGCAAGTTTCATTAACTGACATGTACGATAACCGTGACGAGTTATACCGTGTTGGTACAGCACATAGCATTAACTACTATGAAGTGCCTACACATTGGAGTACGTTAGAAATATTCCATGACCTACAATCTAGACGTTATCTTGCAATGGGCTTAGATAATGAAGGTCGTATGTATAATTTTGATGCGAACCTATCTGAAGCAAACTTTACCCCAGATGCATTGCGTCGAGCTGGTATTCGTTAA
- a CDS encoding YCF48-related protein: MPVSMLRSVVAIGLSACLYTASVNAQFDPLSAQIQPLAQSSLLLDIANVGDKLVAVGERGHVLVFEQQWQQVSSPVVSQLTKVFFLDDKLGWAVGHDATIIHTQDGGQTWSLQMQSTQLEKPFLDVRFFSATHGVAIGAYGLFYRTKDGGQTWQDEFHQELLFEEDVSYLNDLKLEDEQLYLSERAALLPHFNRIISLEDNRLLLVGELGLVAVSSDLGQTFDKVDFDYDGSMFNAITLGDDVYVMGLRGHVFQAPADLSYWQQIELPVESSINSALVHDGDLYLVGNAGMVLKIKDGKAEVVTRRQGENVVAVAKNTQGEIWFAGSKGLFQLVK, encoded by the coding sequence ATGCCGGTTAGCATGCTTCGCAGTGTCGTAGCGATTGGTTTAAGCGCATGTTTATATACTGCTTCAGTCAACGCACAATTTGACCCTTTATCTGCACAAATACAACCATTAGCTCAGTCGTCTTTGTTACTTGATATCGCCAATGTTGGAGATAAATTAGTAGCAGTAGGTGAGCGAGGTCATGTATTAGTTTTCGAGCAACAGTGGCAACAGGTTTCTAGCCCCGTTGTCTCTCAATTAACAAAAGTGTTTTTTTTGGATGATAAGTTAGGTTGGGCCGTAGGTCACGATGCTACTATTATTCATACTCAAGATGGTGGTCAAACATGGTCACTACAAATGCAATCTACTCAGCTTGAAAAGCCTTTTCTTGATGTACGATTTTTTTCAGCTACGCATGGCGTGGCGATAGGGGCTTATGGCTTATTTTATCGCACTAAAGATGGTGGTCAGACTTGGCAAGATGAGTTTCATCAAGAACTGTTATTTGAAGAAGATGTCTCATATCTAAACGACTTAAAACTTGAAGACGAGCAACTTTATTTATCTGAACGGGCCGCATTATTACCTCATTTCAATCGTATCATTAGTCTTGAAGACAACCGATTATTACTGGTTGGTGAATTAGGCTTGGTTGCCGTTTCTTCCGATTTAGGACAAACCTTCGACAAAGTTGACTTTGATTATGATGGCTCAATGTTTAATGCGATCACTCTAGGTGATGATGTTTATGTTATGGGGTTACGTGGTCATGTCTTTCAAGCTCCTGCAGATTTAAGCTACTGGCAACAAATTGAGTTGCCCGTTGAGTCATCAATCAACTCAGCTTTAGTACATGACGGCGATTTATACCTTGTTGGTAATGCTGGGATGGTTTTAAAAATTAAAGATGGAAAAGCTGAAGTAGTTACTCGACGTCAGGGCGAAAATGTTGTCGCTGTAGCCAAAAATACCCAAGGGGAAATTTGGTTTGCTGGTTCGAAAGGGCTGTTTCAACTCGTTAAATAA
- a CDS encoding efflux RND transporter permease subunit, which yields MLEKLVNGFETHLFRNRMWVILSFILITVFLGYQASQLKMDAAFSKNIPLNHSYMQTYTKHQKEFGGANSIMVAVEDTSGNIFNPVFFEALKNVHDQLFFIPGVERSQVKSLYSPSTRFTEVVEDGFAGGPVIPADFTTDDYGLGIVRDNIEKAGIVGRLIANDYSAAMVSAQLMEFDPQTGEALNTIAFATQLEEELRGQFENEHIKIHIIGFAKMAGDVADGAKGVVLFFLIAIAITAVMVYLFSKSIILTVLPLLCSLMAVIWQLGLLTVVGFGLDPMSILVPFLVFAIGVSHGVQMINAVRRRVIDGQATKAAAASAFRSLLVPGGVALLSDTVGFLTLLAIDIGIIRELAISASLGVAVIILTNLILLPLVISYTNLSNAKDNPQQTQKIENIWRSLSKFATPKYAVIVLVSTAVLYAVGFMQATQMKIGDLKGGAPALHQDSRYNQDTFFITDHFSITTDVMSVIVEAEPEACTYHSLLNQIDQFEWMVANTPGVESTASLASIAKKVNSGFNEGNPKWQILPRTTASLVQAVGQVPTTSGLLNGNCSVMPVYLFLKDHKAETIEVVVEKVKSVASQLNTDKLQFKLASGPVGVMAATNEAVSEAQLPMMLYVYGAVFILCLISFKSLKATIAVIIPLYVVSTLAQALMTLLDIGLAVSTLPVIALGVGIGVDYGIYILSTMSSKLSNGMPVQQAYFEALVERGSAVIFTGLTLAIGVSTWFFSDLKFQMDMGILLTFMFLVNMLGAIIILPALSAMFWPKTK from the coding sequence ATGTTAGAAAAACTGGTCAATGGTTTTGAAACACATTTATTTCGTAATCGGATGTGGGTGATTTTATCATTTATTCTGATCACGGTATTTCTAGGGTACCAAGCTAGCCAATTAAAAATGGACGCTGCGTTCAGCAAGAATATTCCGCTGAACCATTCTTATATGCAAACCTACACTAAGCATCAAAAAGAATTTGGTGGTGCAAACAGCATTATGGTTGCAGTTGAAGATACCAGCGGAAATATCTTTAATCCGGTATTTTTTGAAGCACTTAAAAACGTTCACGACCAATTATTTTTTATTCCTGGTGTTGAGCGTTCACAAGTTAAGTCGTTATATTCTCCATCAACGCGTTTTACTGAAGTCGTCGAAGATGGCTTTGCCGGTGGTCCAGTTATACCTGCGGATTTTACTACGGATGACTATGGTTTAGGCATTGTTAGAGACAACATTGAAAAGGCGGGGATTGTTGGACGCTTAATTGCGAATGATTATTCTGCGGCAATGGTGTCTGCTCAATTAATGGAGTTTGATCCGCAAACTGGTGAAGCACTTAACACAATTGCATTTGCCACTCAGTTAGAAGAGGAATTACGTGGTCAGTTTGAAAATGAGCATATAAAAATCCATATAATTGGCTTTGCTAAAATGGCCGGTGACGTTGCTGACGGTGCCAAAGGCGTTGTGCTGTTTTTCTTGATAGCTATTGCGATTACTGCCGTGATGGTTTATCTATTTTCTAAGTCAATCATACTCACAGTATTACCTCTACTATGCAGCTTGATGGCCGTAATTTGGCAATTAGGATTATTAACCGTAGTCGGTTTTGGTTTAGATCCAATGTCCATATTAGTACCATTTTTGGTGTTTGCTATCGGTGTTAGCCATGGTGTGCAAATGATTAACGCTGTTCGGCGTCGAGTTATTGATGGTCAAGCAACAAAGGCGGCAGCGGCCTCTGCTTTTCGAAGTTTATTAGTTCCCGGTGGTGTTGCGCTATTGTCTGACACAGTGGGTTTTTTAACCTTACTGGCAATTGATATTGGCATTATCCGTGAATTAGCCATTTCAGCATCTTTAGGTGTTGCGGTTATTATTTTAACCAACTTAATCTTGCTGCCTTTAGTCATTTCATACACTAACTTGTCAAATGCGAAAGATAATCCGCAACAAACTCAGAAAATTGAAAATATTTGGCGTAGTTTGTCAAAATTCGCCACGCCCAAATATGCGGTAATTGTGTTGGTGTCAACCGCCGTTTTATATGCGGTAGGTTTTATGCAGGCGACACAGATGAAAATTGGTGATTTAAAGGGAGGAGCGCCAGCGCTTCATCAAGACTCACGCTATAACCAAGATACTTTCTTTATTACTGACCATTTTTCAATTACCACAGATGTAATGTCGGTGATTGTGGAAGCTGAGCCTGAGGCCTGTACTTACCATTCACTATTAAATCAAATCGACCAATTTGAATGGATGGTTGCTAACACACCGGGTGTTGAATCTACCGCAAGTTTAGCTTCGATCGCAAAAAAGGTTAACTCTGGTTTTAACGAGGGTAATCCTAAGTGGCAAATTTTACCTCGCACCACGGCAAGTTTAGTGCAAGCTGTGGGTCAAGTTCCTACAACTTCTGGTTTGCTTAACGGTAATTGCTCGGTAATGCCGGTGTATCTTTTCTTAAAAGATCATAAAGCCGAAACAATTGAAGTAGTTGTTGAAAAAGTGAAAAGTGTGGCAAGTCAGCTCAATACTGACAAGTTACAGTTTAAACTTGCCTCTGGCCCTGTTGGGGTTATGGCGGCAACAAACGAAGCTGTTAGCGAAGCACAATTGCCTATGATGCTTTATGTCTATGGTGCAGTATTTATTTTGTGTTTAATTAGCTTCAAGTCACTAAAGGCTACCATTGCAGTGATTATCCCTTTGTATGTGGTGTCTACCTTAGCTCAAGCGTTAATGACCCTATTGGATATTGGTCTGGCGGTAAGTACTTTGCCTGTGATTGCATTAGGGGTCGGTATTGGAGTGGATTACGGCATTTATATTTTATCCACTATGTCGAGTAAACTCTCTAATGGCATGCCAGTTCAACAAGCTTATTTTGAAGCATTAGTTGAGCGGGGCAGTGCGGTGATCTTTACCGGGTTAACATTAGCCATTGGGGTGAGTACTTGGTTCTTCTCCGATTTAAAATTCCAAATGGATATGGGGATTTTGTTAACATTTATGTTTTTAGTAAATATGTTAGGGGCAATTATTATTCTGCCTGCGCTTTCGGCAATGTTTTGGCCTAAAACTAAATAA